The Nostoc sp. NIES-3756 DNA window TTTTCGCTGTTCCTACTACCTTACCTCGCCGCAACACTGTTACCGTATCGCAGAGATTAATTACTTCTTCTAATTTATGACTAATAAAAATAATTGTATTACCAGCCGCCGCCAGTTGCCTTAAGATATTAATTAATGATTCCACTTCTGTAGGTGTTAAAACTGCTGTTGGTTCATCGAGAATTAATAGCTTGGCTTGGCGATATAAAACCTTAAGAATTTCTACACGCTGTTGTGTACCGACAGGTAAATCTTCTACTTTAGCTATAGGGTCAATTTCTAATCCGTAAGTTTGGGATAAAGCCGCTATTTCTTGTTGTTTTTGTCGCAGATTTAAACGCCAACTCTGTTCTGTACCCAAGATGATATTTTCAGTTACAGTTAACTGCGGTACAAGCATGAAATGTTGATATATCATGCCTATACCTAGTTTTATGGCTGCATTTGGTGAATTAATTTTTACTTGTTTATCTTGTAAATATATTTTACCGTCATCAGGTTGATATAGACCACTAATAATATTCATCAAAGTAGTCTTACCTGCACCATTTTCACCTAAAATTCCATGAATTTTACCAGCATCAACACTCAAACTAATATTATCATTAGCGATAAATGAATTAAACCGCTTGCTAATATTTTCTAAACGTAAATACATTTTATCGGCTTTGATATTGGATTAATTTGTGTTTACTGGGAGTACGGCATATTATAGCAACTCCTCAGTAAATGAGGTACAGCTTATTTAGCAGGTTGGCGGCAAACAACACCAATATATCCCCTTTGAGATAAAATTGTTCTAAAAATAGCAAATCTCTCTTAGCATCAGCTAGAGAGAGATTTTGGTTATTGAGGACTTGATATTGGGTTTTTGAATGCTACGTTAAATTACTTGCCCTCTTAACTGCTTGCCTTAACTCTTCAAAGGTAATACTGCCGTCTTCGTCTGAATCATACTGTGCTATTAAGCTCTGGGGGCTAGTGGTATTTGTTTCTGATGAGATGACTGCACTTAAGCCAGGATTTAAAAAAAGCTCATGAATGGAGACTTTGCCGTCTTGATCACGATCTAAGTTATTAAAAAGAGAGTGAAGCTCTTGCTCGGTTGTCATAAGTTTTTATCTGTATTAATGTCTCACTTTAATATTTCAAAATTAAATAAACTTATATCCTTAGACGGAAAAACACGTATCGCTGAGGCTGAGATTACTGGCATTAACTCTGTATGATAGACAATTGCTACAATATCGGTATAGATGGGAGTGTCCTTTGATAAACAAGCAATTGGTTTAGCCGTTTTAGAAAAAACTGAAAATATTTTACGAGGTAATTTATGACAAAAGAATATATGGATTCTTTAGAATCATTAGTTGATCAATTAACATTGTCCGCAGTTTTAGAAATGTTAGAGAGAATCTCTCA harbors:
- a CDS encoding EF-hand domain-containing protein, yielding MTTEQELHSLFNNLDRDQDGKVSIHELFLNPGLSAVISSETNTTSPQSLIAQYDSDEDGSITFEELRQAVKRASNLT